Part of the Acidobacteriota bacterium genome, ATTTGCCTCCCGCAGTTTTGGGCCTACGGGAAAAACGTCATAATCAACCGCACCAAAACCACGTCGGCCAAAATCACAAAGAGCGATGAGATGACGACGGCGCTGGTCGAGGCCCGTCCAACGCCTGCGGTCCCGCCCTTAGCGTGCATCCCCTGATAACAGCCGACCACCCCGATAATCAGCCCAAAGACGAGGGCCTTAGCCGTCGGCGGCAACAGGTCGTTGAAGTCCAGCGTCTCGAACCCCTCGTTGAGAAACAGCCGCAGCGACATCGGCTCAACCAGGGTGTTGGCCAGCCAACCCGTGATGATCCCGCAAAAATCGGCCACGATGGTCAACAGCGGCATCATCAGCATGCAAGCCGCGACACGCGTCGCCGCCAGATACTTGTATGGATTGACGGCGGAAACCTCGATGGCGTCAATCTGGTCGGTGACCTTCATCGAACCAAGCTCGGCGCCCAGCCCCGCGCCCATGCGCCCGCTCATCACCAGGGCGGTAATGATCGGGCCGCTCTCCTTGATGAGCGACATAATGATTACCGTGGGCAACAATGACTTCGCCCCAAAGCCAACCAAACTGTCGCGCACGTGCAATGACATCACCACGCCAGCCGCCGACCCGGCCAGCAACACCAACGGCAGCGACTTCGCGCCGACCTCGTCCATCTGCCGCAGCAACTCCCTTCCTTCAAAGGGCGGGGTTGCCGCCGCCCGCACAAGCTGCACGCAAAA contains:
- a CDS encoding ABC transporter permease, giving the protein MTTKEAIGIPTAHESSLGLKKPLLDTFEWFGGIGEFCVQLVRAAATPPFEGRELLRQMDEVGAKSLPLVLLAGSAAGVVMSLHVRDSLVGFGAKSLLPTVIIMSLIKESGPIITALVMSGRMGAGLGAELGSMKVTDQIDAIEVSAVNPYKYLAATRVAACMLMMPLLTIVADFCGIITGWLANTLVEPMSLRLFLNEGFETLDFNDLLPPTAKALVFGLIIGVVGCYQGMHAKGGTAGVGRASTSAVVISSLFVILADVVLVRLIMTFFP